catttgtttttaatttccaTGGTTCTGCCAGACATAGTCAGATGCCTACTGTGCTCTACTGTAGTAGGGATTGTTACATGTCTGGAAAAACAAACAGAGTTAAGGAAATCTGATTAATGGGTTTCCCATCTTTCTTTTTACCATCTCTTGGAGGTATCCATCGTTGCCCAGTAGTACGTATTGCTTATTATTTGAGCTACATCTGGATTCCACATTTGTCTCGTTATTTATTCTATATGTGCTTGATCAATCACATATGACATCGATCGTTATGGCTCCACATTTGCAGAATACTTTATAAGTTTTCTTGTGGAAATTTTAAAATGTTTATATTGTTTGGTCCATGATTTAACTAGACATGGACGAATTGCTACCATGTCTACTGTGGTAGGAATCCTTACCTCTTTGGAGAATCAAAGAGACAAATACCTAGTTTGAATGGATTGCCAGTGAAGTATAATAAATCATGTGAAGTATCATAATAGACTGTGAAATATCTTGTGTTCGGATTTttgtaatataaaaatatattacctTGAAAATACCCAAATATGAGGCCATTTAACCCATCAATTCACCATCAATAACCATACCCATTATTTACATCTCAAAACAAATACATATATTTCCATACACCTTCCTTTAATAGCCCACAAAACAAACAAGGTGCAAGGAAAATGATGctgtgttttatattttttttttaataaaccaTCTTTTGAAAGGCTTCCATCATTCCCAATAATACATGTAATTGTTTATTGTTTGAACTACATCTTGATGCCTGATTGACTTTTATGTGTTTGATCAATAACATATAATATGGATTGGAAAACTATTACATTTGCCCAATTGTTTTCTAGTTTTCTTCTGGAAAATTTTAAGTGTTtattttactcttttttttttttgaaataagtgTTTATTTTACGTGATTGCTCATAATTCAACCAGACATAAAGTCAGATTTCTACCATATCTATTGTGGGTAGGGATCGTTACATGTTTGGAACATCAAAGAGAGGGAAGGCAATATTATGGATGGGGTTACCATCCTTCTATTAACCATCTCTTGAAGGTTTTCATCGTTGCCCAATAATATGTTTATGATTATTGTTGAGCTACATCTGGATTCCACATTTGTCTCGTTGATTTGATTGTTTTAGGTGCTCAATTAATCACATCATGTGGACCATTATGGCTCCACATTTGCTCACTCCCTTGGAAGTTTTTATTAAATGATTCAACCAGACATGGTCAGATTTCTACCATTTCTAATGTTTTACGTATTATTAAATGTTTGAAATATCAAAGGAAGGTAGAATGATGGATGGGTATCTTTCTAATATCCGTGTTTTGATTTACGAGGGTTTCTACATTTTTCTAATAATTTGCAATTGTTTGCTATTTGAGTTGCATCCTTCAGGTAGACTGGTACCCTTGCTTTTCTATTGCTCTATATTTGTTTGCCTGTTCAAACCTGGTGGCAATGCTTACTGGTATTTCATAACTATTTGGAATTTATGTTTTTCTAGCTGTGGCTAATGCAATATCATGTTCACCTGGTACCTAAATCTGTCATTTGCTGCATTAATTTCTACAGTTCTGCAATCACTCACCAATTACTTTTAAAAAATGTTAGTTGGACTCTAACAACAAATAGAGATATTTGGGCCAAGAGTTGGACTCAGCTTTTTTTACCAAACATATCTTCGTGTTCTCTGTTCATGTCtttttcatttaatttattttgcatCTTCGCGCTGTTAATGGTTTAATGAAGATTTCCTTTAGAGCATGTCtttttcatttaatttattttgtttttgatgaattaaaagataaatgTATAAACTGGAGAACTGTATCATAtagttatatgtatatatgaatgAGCCTCTGGTGCATGTAGAATGAACATTAGTAGTACTATATATGATTTAACACTTCAAATTGAGTATATTGTTATGCCAATGCGATTGCTTCTTCATGTTTCAAAATGATTTGCTTGCAAAGGCTGCTTAGGCTATTAAACCACATCCCTTGTGTTTTCATGTTTATCTGTTAGTGTGATGGGCCTTCATAAATAATCAGGAGTGACTGTCTTTTCTTAGGTTGAGATGCTCTTAGACAATGTAAAATGGGATGACAAAGGTTTGGCAGTGGCTATAGCTCAAAACATTGATACAGGAGCTATATTAATGCAAGGCTTTGTGAACAGGGATGCTTTAGCCACAACCATTTCCTCGCGAAAGGCAACATTTTACAGCAGGTCTCGATCGTCTTTGTGGACAAAGGGGGAGACATCAAAGAATTTCATCAATATTCATGACATATTTCTTGATTGTGATTGTGACTCTGTATGTTTGCTGCAACTTGTACCTCAGATCTATGAAATATTCGTCTGTAGTTCTGcacttaatttatttaattgctTCCTGCAGATCATTTACCTAGGTAAGCCTGATGGACCAACTTGCCACACTGGGTCAGAAACTTGTTATTATACATCACTTAATGATTATCTAGAAAATAAACAGGTACGTTATCAAATTTTGCCTGAAATAATTAGTTTTTGTATTCATTTTGCATTTTGAGACAATTTGCATTGCTTGCAGATTTATAAGAAAATTTGATTGTCCATTGCAGGCTGATGGAAGTAAGTTGGCACTGACAACTTTGTATTCATTAGAGTCCACAATTTTTCAGCGCAAAGCAGAATTAACAGAAATTCAAGATGGAAAACCCTCTTGGACCAAACGATTACtacaaaataacaaattatTATGTTCGAAAATCAGGTAGTTGGCCTTATGAGAAATGCTTGTGATGTTACAAGTTCTTTATTCAGAACAGGGATAGTTCTTGCTTGTATATGCATCTCGTGCTCGACCTTTGGAACAAAATGCAGTGCTTAGCTTATAAGATGTATACTCTAATTTagaatgttttttttacttgtaGAGAAGAGGCGGATGAGTTATGCCGAACACTAGAGGATAATGAGCACAGTACACGTACTGCTTCAGAAATGGGTGATGTGATCTACCATGCCATGGTTCTATTGGCACTTAAAGATGTGAAGATAGAAGATGTGCTAGATATTCTTCGATGTAGATTTGCTCAGTCAGGTATTGAGGAAAAGAAGAGCCGGGGGCAATAATTTAGCATGAAATTGTATATAACATGATGATGCAATAAAGTTGTAACATTCCTTGGTATCTTTATTGCTTGAGAATCAGAACATGTGTTGTTTTAGATATAGCTTGATTAAATTTTGTAAATGACTTGCCCTTTATCATTTGGTTTTGATACATGATGATACTAGTAAAACATAAGAAAATGGATTTTGTCCAAACATTCAGGAGTGCAACGTAGAAAGTTTATCACAAAGTAACCAAGTAGAAACAATTGTTATCAGTGAGGTGGTGGAATTTGGAAATCCGGCTTTGGTGGGGGTTTGACACATTCATCCATGCAAGCAAAGTTAGTAGTACAGCATCCAGTAATGCACTGTATGATGTGAAGAAATTCTTTGATTGCGCATTGGACGGAACATGTAAGAATATCTGCGCCACAAGTTCTCAGGCATATCAATGTTTTCCCATCATCTATCTCTGGAGATGCTGCTGCTACAGAATTTATCAGTAGAAGTATTGCAAGAATTTGCAGtcccattcccattcccattccgGCTCTTCAACCTGGAGTTTTAATGTTAGATGATCAACTTTTATATGCAACAAAGTGGTTGGACGGTTGTCAAATTGTGTTGAAAAAGTATTTGATCATGCACAAGGGATGATCTCTGCTTTTACTTTAGCTGCACGGAAATATTAAAATCAAAGGGTCTAATTGCATTTGGAGATATTCCCAATTTGCAGGGAATTGGGACTTTGAGATGGCCTACGTGGACTAACGGCAGCAGGTCCACCTATCGTTGCACCACAAGGTCCAAGGCACAAACTGCCCAGCCTCTATAAAAGGGGAGGACGCATTGTTGGTAAAAGGACCCCAAGATTTCTCTCACTCTAGATTTCTTATATTAAATGCTTGCTTTGTCCTGTATCGGCCATGGAGTGTCCACAAGACCGATCCTGTAGGAGGCAAACCAATGAGGACAGACACCCGAAAATCTTATTTCCTTATTATTTGGTGCGATGAGCGTGAAGTAACAAACATCTTCCATTATCTCAAAGTGCTAACTGACTCCTTTAACTTTAAAAATGTTCTATTGACCTCTATATTTGTTTAAAGTAAACAATTAACCCCCCCCAAAATCCACGTGGCGGAGTAAATAGAGAATTTGAAAAAGTTGAAACGTGTACACTTTAGACAAGTTCGGGAGATTAATAGGTCACTTTTAGGAAAGTTCAAGGGTTAATAAGtatttaaacaagttaaaggGGGTAATAGTAGAAGGGGGCAATTCACTTTTTTTGAACAAGTATAAAGGGTTAAAAGATGTGATTCACGATATGGGCTAGGCCCACTAAAGCCCTAAACCCCCCAAGCGGGCCCAACACAATAGGCCCATTAAGCACCACCTATAAATACCCAGCAAAGGAACCCCCACTCGGTATGCATTCTCTCTCCCAATTTAATATTATGTACCTCGCTTGGAACACTTActaacttgatcgtcggagtgtacCGATCCCCACACAGGGATGTCGACTTCGACGGAGGCACCTCGCGGCTCTTCTCACGAACGACCCGTAGTCACTATTTAGCGCATACccgattatttggtgcggtgaacgtggactacGAGTGACTTCAGGAATTTCGGAACGATGGAAAGCCCAGCTGAAACTACACCTTCAAAAAAAATGACGACTGGCGGAACCAGCTCCGTTTCAAACGAACACCGACCCATTTCCAACATTCCGGTCTCCCTAAGGAACCTGGACCCTTTGCTAGAAGAGGTGGACCCTACGAATGAAGAGGCATACAGTACCCTGCAACTTATAAGTGTGATTCGCGGTTTCCAGATGGCGCAGGTGGTTCAAACCGCCGCCCAAATGAAGATCATCGAACAACAAAGGAGTTTGCAGGACGAGAACGCCAAAATCTGGTAGTACCTCAAGAAAACTACTGCGCCCCTGGACCCCAGGCCCGACGCGGGAGGATCCAGGCCGGCAATCCCACCACGAGAAACCCTGATGGCGACTCCCGAGCAGAGTCATCGAGCCTTTAGCTGTCGAGGCCACCTCTATGGAAGATATGGAGGAACTATTGGAATCCAAAATCCAGCGTTTCTTAGACAAAAAGGCCCTCGGAGGAGTGATGGGAGGAAGCGTAACGTCCAGTAAGACCCCGCTGATCCATCGGATCATCGAGACCCATTTCCCGTGAGATTGGAAGGCACCTCGATTGTCACAATACATGGGAACCGAAGACCCCATCGACCATATGGCTTCCTTCATAAGCACCATAAACCTCTACTCCAAAGAtgaggacatcatgtgcaaagTTTTTTCCACCACTCTCTCGGGAAGCGCGTAGGAGTAGTACCGAGGGCCCGCACCAGAATCCATCGACTTGTTCAACCTACTCATAGACCTTTTTCTCTCACGTTTTGCCGTCGCGGCCAAGGTCAGAAAGATAAGCTCGGATCTCAACGGGCTCAAGCAGCGAGCGACTGAGTTTCTACGTAATTTCCTCTCAAGATTTCATCATATGGCTTCACAGGTCAAGGGTCTGAACCTCGAAGTCGCGCACGATGCCCTGGCCAAAGGAACATCATGTGAACCCCTGAAGCAGAAGTGTTTCAGAAAAATACCCCGATCTTTCGAAGAGCTTATGACCATGGTCCAGAAATTCGTGCGTTACGACGACTGTGATCGCCCGACGGGATACGAGGAATCACAGAAAGATAAGGCAAAGGGAAACTCGAGGAGAGAAGAGAAGGGTAAGGCTCCGGTTGAGCTGCACGAAGCAGGGCGGGGGTGCAGGGAAGAGTTTCCTTTGTCGTACCACCCGCGCGGCGAATGGACTCCCCAAAACAGAAGAGCTGACAGGGCCCAAGGCAAGGAGGTGCACTATGCTTCGTTGCTAGGATCTAGGAAGCTCGGGCGCCAACTATCGCCGGCCGATAAGGGCCGATCTCGCACGAAGAAAGCGCAGTACTGTAAATACCACAAGTCCTCCGGCCACTCGACAGAGAAGTGTCACCAGCTGCAAAAAGAGATAGACAAAATCATGGAGCAAGGGGCTCATTAAAGCCTTCCAGACAGCGAGAGCACAACCCGAGACAAAGAGACCACACTAGAACCGAAGATGTAAAGAAGCCAAGGTACTAGGAGGAGATTCATGTCACCAGGGAGGGAGCCCCGACACATGGCGATCCCCCGAGCTCGTCTCGTAAGAGAAAAACACCGGACGAAGTGCTGACTCTTTGTGCCCCTCTCCGAACTCCCCATTCCGAAGCCCTGGTGGTCAATTTCAATATCACCAAGTATAGCGTGCACCGGATTTTAGTGGACACAGGAAGCTCTGTAAATCTGCTCACGTGGGAAAAACATAGAATACAGAAAAATAGGGGAAATCATGGAAAACAGAGAATATaggaaaacattaaaaatggGAAAACGCAGAAAACCTGAAAAATGTATGGGATATTttgaaaagtttataaaattacaaaagtTTCAAGGGGTAGGTAGAATTTAAGTAATATAATATTTGATTCAATAACTTCACTCTAGCTACCTCACCTCCTCCAtccaataatataaaatatctaaatgttgaaataaaaactctaactcaatttattatttttcaagaaaataacaataataataaaaatcaaaatcaatcagTAATTCTGGACATTTTGTGATGTGGCTGTCTAAATAATTAGGCTTCAACAATATAAGATGTCTGGCTGGTTAGGTATATCATATTCATACATGACAAATATGAGAGTTAGGTAAGAAAATACTTGTAACTATCTCATTAACTTCAATTACTTTTCTTTTATAAACATAACCTAATTACATGTTTACCCTCATCAACTTTATATTTAAAGAAGTGTACCAAAACTATAAatgttttaagtttttttttttttttttttttttttattatattcactttcaaaatatataaacagtTTTTCAAATCATAATCATTTATCATGGCCATTATTCGACTACGTATGTCTACTTTGACAATAGAGACTAGAGACTTGTTTAATGCTCATGGTATTTTTCAGAAAAACAGTCATTTGCTGATACGGTACTAAATTATTTAGATTTTTGGAAGTCAGTTTTTGATATGATCCGAAGTCTTCAAATGAGTTCAATTCCACTAAAGCTTATTACAACGTTATTCTTGGCCGAAGTTATGGCTTCGACTACCTTACATCCGAAGGTTGTCTTCACGAGCTGCAATTGGAAACATGTGGACCAATGAACAtgttgaaggaaaataggcaaacgtttgacagcggaaatataaaatttttaacctatttcctttaaaccaagatccgttaatcgttatttcatataaagagtgatagaaggaaataccttttgatgaactatctaccgttgcaagcgaagtgccctcaactcttaatccgagttcacgagcacaaaa
The window above is part of the Euphorbia lathyris chromosome 3, ddEupLath1.1, whole genome shotgun sequence genome. Proteins encoded here:
- the LOC136223035 gene encoding histidine biosynthesis bifunctional protein hisIE, chloroplastic — its product is MAASSIHCFQSLRLSTRHRAFFPIGDYRGENVESRKNCRLVFASAKKTDKNLRLDSKVEMLLDNVKWDDKGLAVAIAQNIDTGAILMQGFVNRDALATTISSRKATFYSRSRSSLWTKGETSKNFINIHDIFLDCDCDSIIYLGKPDGPTCHTGSETCYYTSLNDYLENKQADGSKLALTTLYSLESTIFQRKAELTEIQDGKPSWTKRLLQNNKLLCSKIREEADELCRTLEDNEHSTRTASEMGDVIYHAMVLLALKDVKIEDVLDILRCRFAQSGIEEKKSRGQ